Sequence from the Paenibacillus tundrae genome:
CTGTCGTGAGTAATCTGCTGCTCGTACTAATCAGCTCTATGGCAGCATACCGGATGGTTCGCAGCAATACCCTGTTTAACCGCATCCTGTTCGGGATGTTTATCGCTGCGATGGTAATTCCGTTTCAGTCTATCATGATTCCATTGGTTACCGTAACAAGTAATCTGGGTCTAATCGACAGTCTAGGCGGCTTAATCATCTGTTATCTCGGATTCGGTGCACCGATGTCGGTCTTTCTCTTCCACGGATTTGTTAAATCGGTTCCGCTTGAGATCGAAGAGGCAGCACGCGTGGATGGAAGCTCTGCATATGGCGTATTCTTCCGCATTGTATTCCCACTCATGAAGCCGATGTATGTAACCGTCATTATTTTGAACACCCTCTGGATCTGGAATGACTATCTATTGCCATCCCTGATTCTACAGAGCTCGAATCTACGTACGATCCCGATAGCGACCTTTGCGCTCTTCGGTCAATATACGAAGCAATGGGATCTGGCATTACCCGCTCTAGTTTTGGGCATCATGCCAATCATTATTTTCTTCCTGTTGATGCAGAAATACATTATTCAGGGGATTACTGCTGGATCAGTTAAGGGGTAGGTGCGAGGGATGGTCGCTCCGGGATCAGGTGCGCTTCCAATCGCTGTTGCTCCTCGGTGGCCTGAATGTATGAATGCAAAGGAAGCCACCGAGTATCAAAGGCGAGCGCTTCGCTTCTCCAGCGCATCCAGATCCCTCCGCTCCTGCCTCGCACGGAGGAAGTAGAAGGGGTTATGCCCGCAAACCTTGGGCATAACCCTGGGAAAGAGAAGGTCAAAAGCGGCTGTCTGAGGTTGGTCGCTCTGGGATCAGGTGCGCATCCGATCGCTGTTGCTCCTCGGTGGCCTGAACGTATGAATGCAAGGAAGCCACCGAGTATCAAAGGCGAGCGCTTCGCTTCTCCAGCGCATCCAGATCCCTCCGCTCCTGCCTCGCACGAAGGGAGTAGAAGGGGTTACGCCCCAAACCTTGGGCATAACCCCTAGGAAAGAGAAGGTCAAAAGCGGCTGTCTGAGGTTGGTCGCTCCGGGATCAGGTGCGCTTACGATCGCTGTTGCTCCTCGTTGCCTGAATGTATGGATGCAAGGAAGCCACCGAGTATCAAAGGCGAGCGCTTCGCTTCTCCAGCGCATCCAGATCCCTCCGCTCCTGCCTCGCACGAAGGGAGTAGAAAGGGGATTATGCCCGCAATCCTTGGGCATAACCCCTAGGAAAGAGAAGGTCAAAAGCGGATACACGAGGTTGGTCGCTCTGGGATCAGGTGCGCATCCGATCGCTGTTGCTCCTCGGTGGCCTGAATGTATGGATGCAAGGAAGCCACCGAGTATCAAAGGCGAGCGCTTCGCTTCTCCAGCGCATCCAGATCCCTCCGCTCCTGCCTCGCACGAAGGGAGTAGAAAGGGGATTATGCCCGCAATCCTTGGGCATAACCCCTAGGAAAGAGAAGGTCAAAAGCGGTTGCACGAGGGAGGTCGCTCCGGGATCAGGTGCGCATCCGATCGCTGTTGCTCCTCGGTGGCCTGAATGTATGGATGCAAGGAAGCCACCGAGTATCAAAGGCGAGCGCTTCGCTTCTCCAGCGCATCCAGATCCCTCCACTCCTGCCTCGCAAGGAGGAAGTAGAAGGGGTTATGCCCGCAATCTTTGGGCATAACCTTCGAAAAGGAATAAGGCAAGGCTCGCTATGCGAGGGACAATTCATTTAAACTACATTAGGGAGAGTGTATATATGAAAAAAATGACGAAGTTTACGCTGCTCATGCTCATTGCGTTTTCCGTTATGCTTGCAGGCTGCGGTAATGGCGACAAAAGTGGTAGTCCTATTAACACGGATCCGCAAGGCAGCGGAGAAGCCGCCACAGGCGATAAAACAATTAAAATCTTTCAATTCAAAGTGGAAATTGCGGAAGCGCTTAACCGACTCAAAGCTGAGTATGAATCAGCCCATCCTGGCATCAAATTGGATATTCAAACCGTGGGCGGTGGTAGTGACTACGGTGCAGCATTGAAAGCGAAGTTCGCCGCAGGTGAGCAGCCGGATATTTTCAACGTAGGTGGATATCGTGAGCTAGATACATGGCTGGAATACTTGGAAGATCTGTCTGACGAGTCTTGGGCGAAGGATACGCTGGAAGTAGCGAAGGAGCCTATGATGAAAGACGGCAAGCTCTATGGGCAGCCACTGGCATTAGAAGGGTATGGCTTCATCTACAACAAGGATCTGTTTGCCCAAGCAGGCATTACAGAAATTCCAACGACACTGGAGCAATTGGATCAAGCTGCACAGAAGCTACAAGCGGCAGGAATTACCCCTTTTTCTAACGGATATCAAGAATGGTGGGTACTCGGTAATCATAATGTGAACGTAGCATTTGCCAACCAAACGGATCCAGTAAAATTCATTGCAGGTCTTAATGAAGGAACAGAGAAAATTCCGGGCAACCAAGTATTTGCAGATTGGATCAACTTGCTCGATTTAACGCTGAAGTATAGTAACAAAAACCCGTTGACCACGGATTACAATACGCAAGTAACTCTATTTGCTACCGGTGAAGCTGCGATGATGCAACAAGGGAACTGGACGCAAGTACAGATTGACGGAATTGATCCTGATCTGAATCTGGGTATCTTGCCGATGCCAATTACGAACGAACCGAATGATAAATTGTTTGTAGGTGTGCCGAACTACTGGGTCGTGAACAAGAATTCGCAAGTAAAAGACGAAGCTAAACAATTTCTGGAGTGGCTCGTAACCTCTGATGTGGGTAAACAGTACATGACCAAAGAGTTCAAATTCATCCCAGCATTCAGTACGATTGAAGCATCTGAAGAGGATCTGGGCGATTTGGCTACAGACATTATGAAATACAGCCAGGAGAACAAAACATTAAGCTGGAACTTCAACCGTTTCCCTGAAGGTGTTCCGCAAGAATATGGTAGCACGATTCAAGCCTATGTAGCAGGCAAATCAGATAAAGACGGCTTGCTTGATGCCTTGCAGCAAAACTGGGATAGTCTGAAAAAGTAAACAGAAGCTATTCTAATGACAATACATGTACGAATGCGCTAAAAATTAAATATTATCCACAGAAAAAGGTTATCCACACCCGTTAACAAAATGAAAAAAGTAAAAGAATGCACAAAACACGAGTAAAGCCAGCCAGAATATTGTTTCTAGTTGGCTTTTTCTTGTGATCTGCCGGACAAATAGGAACAATGTCCATCTAGAACGGACAATAACTTAATTTGTCTTTATGAAATGTGGATAATCGCAATAAGGGATTCATACGATTAGGCACATGTTATCCAGTTCATCCACCACATGTGGATATCCTGTGACTAGAAACGACTAGATGTGGATATGTCTAACGAATGTATAGGGTTCACTATTATCCATATTGCATTTTATTGATTAGTACTATATAGTTCTAATTATGAAAGAACAACAACCCAAAACTCAGAATACTCAGTCTACCCGATCTAAGAGCTCAAGTCCATTGAATCGAACAAAAGCGGTGGAAGTTGCCGCAGAGCTGTTTTTGCGCCAAGGCTATAGCTATGTCAGCATGGATGAGGTTGTACGAACAAGCGGAGTATCGAAATCTAACATCTATTATCATTTCAAAAACAAGGAGGAACTGCTGCAAGCGGTTGTACAGCACTGGATCACACAGTATGAGTCGCAGCTATATCTGCTGCTCAGCCAGCACGAGCGAGGAGTCGAGGAACGAATCTATTCGTTTATCTCCATGTTGTCTGCAGGCATTGAAGCACGCAATTATGAGGGGAGCTGCCCTTTTATTACCCTGTACATGCAGACACCAGCGAGTGCGCCGGAGGTAAAAGAAAGCATATCCCGCTTCTTCCGTGAGATGCAGCCGATGGTCGAAAAGCTGCTGCAGCAAGGGCTTGATCGCGGTGAATTCCGAAAGGGAATTGAACCTCATTCTGCGTCCTCACTATTTATTGCAGCACTAGAGGGTTCGTTAGTTCTTGCAGAGACTGCCCGAGATACGTCGGTGATCGAGCAATCCGTGCGTACATTTTGTCAGATGCTTCGTTAAACGAAGCTCTTTTTTTAAATATAATTAGTACTAAATAGTACTACTCGAGAGGCTGATATATGTTAATGGAAACTCGTACATACACAACAGAAATGGGCATAACCAATCATGAAGCTACAACCATCTTACTTACAGGCAGCACTGGATTCATCGGTAAGGAGACCGTCAAACAACTCATCAATGAAAATTCGAATCTG
This genomic interval carries:
- a CDS encoding carbohydrate ABC transporter permease, with product METKSNYRLSTIATEIIMVLLGILFLVPFYFLFVNSVKTFGDLLTNSAAWPEVFQWSNYANAWEKINFPSALMNSLIVTVVSNLLLVLISSMAAYRMVRSNTLFNRILFGMFIAAMVIPFQSIMIPLVTVTSNLGLIDSLGGLIICYLGFGAPMSVFLFHGFVKSVPLEIEEAARVDGSSAYGVFFRIVFPLMKPMYVTVIILNTLWIWNDYLLPSLILQSSNLRTIPIATFALFGQYTKQWDLALPALVLGIMPIIIFFLLMQKYIIQGITAGSVKG
- a CDS encoding ABC transporter substrate-binding protein; this translates as MKKMTKFTLLMLIAFSVMLAGCGNGDKSGSPINTDPQGSGEAATGDKTIKIFQFKVEIAEALNRLKAEYESAHPGIKLDIQTVGGGSDYGAALKAKFAAGEQPDIFNVGGYRELDTWLEYLEDLSDESWAKDTLEVAKEPMMKDGKLYGQPLALEGYGFIYNKDLFAQAGITEIPTTLEQLDQAAQKLQAAGITPFSNGYQEWWVLGNHNVNVAFANQTDPVKFIAGLNEGTEKIPGNQVFADWINLLDLTLKYSNKNPLTTDYNTQVTLFATGEAAMMQQGNWTQVQIDGIDPDLNLGILPMPITNEPNDKLFVGVPNYWVVNKNSQVKDEAKQFLEWLVTSDVGKQYMTKEFKFIPAFSTIEASEEDLGDLATDIMKYSQENKTLSWNFNRFPEGVPQEYGSTIQAYVAGKSDKDGLLDALQQNWDSLKK
- a CDS encoding TetR/AcrR family transcriptional regulator, with product MNRTKAVEVAAELFLRQGYSYVSMDEVVRTSGVSKSNIYYHFKNKEELLQAVVQHWITQYESQLYLLLSQHERGVEERIYSFISMLSAGIEARNYEGSCPFITLYMQTPASAPEVKESISRFFREMQPMVEKLLQQGLDRGEFRKGIEPHSASSLFIAALEGSLVLAETARDTSVIEQSVRTFCQMLR